From a region of the Octopus sinensis unplaced genomic scaffold, ASM634580v1 Contig18899, whole genome shotgun sequence genome:
- the LOC115231788 gene encoding uncharacterized protein LOC115231788 translates to MLPSTFKNETKEQEMARKRLKVKLEMAKFLQNTLEESVTVIKKNDTTRTSSVEEFVQFMKTEEDVKLRLAEESGEVISNTDRLVVVLNEEEAIKDDHSEKSPDISALPDENNVDHVNVQCDDLETIENLLIQAVDHRNLSLSSREFRELQDGITEYQQVFEAIGNPDFALSSEQISDMLRLTQRENELKDIQVEEDVTSK, encoded by the exons ATGCTGCCTAGCACTTTCAAAAATGAGACCAAAGAACAGGAAATGGCTCGGAAAAGGCTTAAAGTTAAGCTAGAAATGGCAAAATTCTTACAAAATACGCTCGAAGAGTCAGTAACAGTAATCAAGAAAAATGACACCACAAGAACATCCAGTGTAGAAGAATTTGTTCAATTTATGAAAaca GAGGAGGATGTCAAGTTGAGATTGGCAGAGGAGAGTGGAGAGGTTATTTCCAACACGGACAGACTTGTTGTTGTTCTCAACGAAGAAGAGGCCATTAAGGACGACCACAGTGAGAAGAGTCCGGACATATCCGCACTCCCTGATGAAAATAACGTGGATCATGTCAACGTTCAATGTGATGACTTGGAAACGATTGAGAACCTCCTAATTCAGGCAGTCGACCACCGTAATCTGAGTTTGTCCTCCAGAGAATTCCGTGAATTGCAGGATGGGATCACGGAATATCAACAG gTTTTTGAGGCAATTGGTAATCCTGACTTTGCATTGAGCAGTGAACAGATATCTGATATGCTTAGACTTACTCAAAGGGAAAATGAGTTGAAGGACATACAAGTGGAAGAAGATGTGACCAGTAAATAG